A window of the Sphingobium sp. CAP-1 genome harbors these coding sequences:
- the phaR gene encoding polyhydroxyalkanoate synthesis repressor PhaR: MTKSKTVNEAEPVVIKKYANRRLYNTETSSYITLDLLSQMTREGREFVVVDAKTGEDITHNVLTQIIMEEEQRGKNMLPVNFLRQLISMYGDSMQSMVPQYLEASMDAFRKNQQQFQEAMKGAFGGGPLADIAKRNMQMFEAAASAFGNGVPGMPGIPGMTPPAAPTGGDGGKDAEINDLKAQLAALNAKIDKLG, from the coding sequence ATGACCAAATCCAAGACCGTCAATGAAGCAGAGCCGGTCGTCATCAAGAAGTACGCCAACAGGCGGCTCTATAATACCGAAACCTCCAGTTATATCACGCTGGATCTCCTGTCGCAGATGACGCGCGAAGGGCGCGAATTCGTGGTGGTCGACGCCAAGACCGGCGAGGACATCACCCATAATGTCCTGACCCAGATCATCATGGAAGAGGAGCAGCGTGGCAAGAACATGCTGCCTGTCAATTTCCTGCGCCAGTTGATTTCCATGTATGGCGATTCGATGCAGTCGATGGTGCCGCAATATCTGGAAGCATCGATGGATGCGTTCCGCAAGAATCAGCAGCAGTTTCAGGAAGCGATGAAGGGCGCGTTCGGCGGCGGCCCGCTGGCCGATATCGCCAAGCGCAACATGCAGATGTTCGAGGCCGCGGCCAGCGCCTTTGGCAATGGTGTGCCGGGAATGCCGGGCATCCCCGGCATGACGCCGCCGGCCGCGCCGACGGGGGGCGACGGGGGCAAGGATGCGGAGATCAACGATCTCAAGGCGCAACTCGCCGCGCTCAATGCAAAGATCGACAAGCTGGGCTGA
- a CDS encoding alpha/beta hydrolase, with product MDSSPTPASTALAQGDAAPQHGPRPLPLFLNILWRETEGNPELRQRAFAGLRKYQEARRPAPAPQGRCIASAGPARLLQYGAANGRNPVVFIPSLINPPQVLDLSESRSMLRHMAAAGHDAYLVDWGAPTAQDAAIGLDGHVTYRLLPMLAALPRPPILVGYCLGGSLALGAAALQPFPALATIAAPWRFNAFPSADLALIDGLWRNAKPMCERIGYVPMEVLQSGFWAMDPARTIRKYALFADAPAGSDAERAFLAVEDWANGGAALTYAAGRDLFESFYAGNASGRGRWTIGGQAVDPAALDCPSLSIVSTTDRIVPAGAGPRLREERRLSLGHVGMVVGGGGREKLWEPLSLWLSSHGG from the coding sequence ATGGATTCCTCTCCCACACCTGCATCTACCGCATTAGCACAGGGCGATGCCGCACCGCAACATGGCCCGCGCCCATTGCCCCTTTTTCTCAATATTTTATGGCGCGAAACGGAGGGGAATCCCGAACTGAGACAACGCGCCTTCGCGGGCCTGCGAAAATATCAGGAAGCACGGCGTCCCGCACCCGCGCCGCAGGGCCGCTGCATCGCCAGCGCCGGACCAGCGCGACTGCTGCAATATGGCGCAGCAAATGGCCGAAATCCGGTGGTTTTCATCCCCTCCCTGATCAACCCGCCACAGGTGCTGGACCTGTCCGAAAGTCGCTCCATGCTGCGCCACATGGCCGCAGCAGGACATGACGCCTATCTGGTCGACTGGGGTGCGCCCACAGCGCAAGACGCCGCGATCGGCCTGGACGGCCATGTCACCTATCGGCTCCTGCCGATGCTCGCCGCCTTGCCCCGCCCGCCAATCCTGGTCGGCTATTGCCTGGGCGGCAGCCTGGCGCTGGGCGCCGCAGCATTGCAGCCCTTCCCCGCCCTGGCGACGATCGCCGCCCCGTGGCGCTTCAATGCCTTCCCATCCGCCGACCTCGCCCTGATCGATGGCTTGTGGCGCAATGCAAAGCCGATGTGCGAACGGATCGGCTATGTGCCGATGGAGGTGCTGCAATCGGGCTTCTGGGCGATGGACCCGGCACGCACGATCCGCAAATATGCGCTTTTCGCCGACGCGCCCGCCGGATCGGATGCGGAGCGCGCTTTTCTCGCGGTGGAGGACTGGGCCAACGGCGGCGCGGCGCTGACCTATGCCGCAGGGCGCGACCTGTTCGAATCCTTCTATGCCGGCAACGCCAGCGGTCGCGGGCGCTGGACGATAGGGGGGCAGGCCGTTGATCCCGCCGCGCTCGATTGCCCCAGCCTCTCGATCGTCTCCACCACCGACCGCATCGTCCCTGCCGGGGCCGGACCGCGCCTGCGAGAAGAACGACGCCTCTCGCTCGGCCATGTCGGCATGGTGGTCGGCGGCGGCGGCCGCGAAAAGCTGTGGGAACCGCTCTCCCTTTGGCTTTCCAGCCATGGCGGGTGA